In Alicyclobacillus macrosporangiidus CPP55, a single window of DNA contains:
- the fdhD gene encoding formate dehydrogenase accessory sulfurtransferase FdhD, with translation MATPAGSCEASDWLPVRQDRTLWAFRDGQFQQTDDVVAAEYALTIWVNDQEMATVVCTPEHLEDLVVGFLASEGVIRRLDQLLDLQIARQRGTARVRTATSVTFNQAFYNKRYIGSCCGKGRQMFYYYNDAQLAKRVDDPVRIRPDQVLARMQEMEAQADLWRETGGVHMASLCTPDGLVLSRADIGRHNALDKLYGHALRHGMDVAGHVITFSGRLSSEVLLKVAKIGVGVVIAKSAPTALALDIAQETGVTAIGFVRHGGFHVYTHPWRVVGAGPGAPADPSGPARPAHDLPLPR, from the coding sequence ATGGCTACACCGGCAGGATCCTGCGAAGCGTCGGATTGGCTGCCTGTCCGCCAGGACCGTACTCTGTGGGCCTTCCGCGACGGGCAGTTCCAGCAGACGGACGATGTCGTCGCGGCGGAATACGCCCTGACCATCTGGGTCAACGACCAGGAGATGGCCACGGTGGTCTGCACGCCGGAGCACCTGGAGGACCTGGTGGTGGGTTTCCTGGCCTCCGAAGGCGTGATCCGCCGCCTGGACCAGTTGTTGGATCTGCAGATCGCCCGGCAACGGGGGACGGCGCGGGTGCGCACGGCCACGTCCGTCACGTTCAACCAGGCGTTTTACAACAAGCGGTACATCGGCTCGTGCTGCGGAAAGGGCCGGCAGATGTTCTACTACTACAACGACGCGCAGCTGGCCAAGCGCGTCGACGACCCGGTCCGCATCCGGCCGGACCAGGTGCTGGCCCGAATGCAGGAGATGGAGGCCCAGGCCGATCTGTGGCGAGAGACGGGCGGCGTGCACATGGCGAGCCTGTGCACCCCGGACGGGCTCGTCCTGTCGCGGGCCGACATCGGGCGGCACAACGCGCTCGACAAGCTGTACGGGCATGCGCTTCGCCACGGGATGGACGTGGCCGGCCACGTGATCACGTTCAGCGGGCGGCTCTCTTCGGAGGTGCTGCTCAAGGTCGCGAAGATTGGCGTCGGGGTGGTGATTGCCAAATCGGCCCCCACGGCGCTCGCCCTCGACATCGCGCAGGAGACGGGGGTGACGGCCATCGGCTTTGTCCGGCACGGGGGCTTCCACGTCTACACCCACCCTTGGCGCGTGGTCGGTGCCGGACCCGGCGCGCCGGCCGATCCCTCGGGCCCCGCTCGTCCCGCCCATGACCTGCCGCTTCCGAGATGA
- a CDS encoding MFS transporter: MATWTHQAVDRLKGWLEPELFQPFLLGVFVSLSLSEFVRGALTFSLLPTWGRTVLGFAMEWTALALSVHYLVDNALRAPAGWLVDHVGQRPAILAGFTIALGSLVAMSQVHTVGGLILCMAAYGMGATPMWPSVVSAIGRATPEHKRAAFMSYMYMFWLGGTGLGPVIINFLTGRRDALAFFVLAGVVALGLVLAWVLVRWPAGRFANEGQAAPARPGRGPAGSAASSAAAPAGLTASVGSSALTASDASADASAGSSADARPGGWRTPADRRYWRSLWRNVREVAFLFPGMFAQTFAVASLIPILSVYARVVLGISGARYSTILVAGGALTVALLIPAGHLVDRTGPRPFLVGGFLIAGGLLAVYPWFHTLPLTYVTVALLGGCYAFILPAWNAVLDHSIDPDKKGALWGVFMTVEGLGSAAGPYVGGLMWDVFSPNAPFLASAAVILIMGVLYLFLPITAGHARRRAARPHA; the protein is encoded by the coding sequence GTGGCCACGTGGACACACCAGGCGGTTGACCGCCTCAAGGGATGGCTGGAACCCGAGCTGTTTCAGCCTTTTCTGTTGGGCGTGTTCGTCTCCCTGTCCTTATCGGAGTTCGTGCGCGGAGCGCTGACCTTCTCTCTGTTGCCGACGTGGGGGCGCACGGTCCTCGGCTTTGCGATGGAGTGGACGGCCTTGGCGCTGTCGGTGCACTACCTGGTGGACAACGCCCTGCGCGCGCCCGCGGGATGGTTGGTCGATCACGTCGGACAGCGCCCCGCCATCCTGGCCGGCTTCACCATCGCCCTGGGATCGCTGGTCGCGATGTCCCAGGTGCACACGGTGGGCGGCCTGATCCTCTGCATGGCCGCCTACGGCATGGGCGCCACGCCCATGTGGCCCTCGGTGGTCTCCGCCATCGGGCGCGCCACCCCCGAGCACAAACGCGCCGCTTTCATGAGCTACATGTACATGTTCTGGCTGGGGGGCACGGGGTTGGGGCCGGTGATCATCAACTTCCTGACCGGCCGCAGGGACGCGCTGGCATTCTTCGTGCTGGCCGGCGTGGTGGCCCTGGGCCTCGTGCTCGCCTGGGTGCTCGTCCGCTGGCCCGCGGGGCGCTTCGCGAACGAAGGCCAAGCGGCGCCGGCCCGGCCCGGCCGAGGCCCAGCCGGTTCCGCCGCTTCCAGCGCAGCCGCTCCAGCCGGTTTGACCGCTTCAGTCGGTTCCTCCGCTTTGACCGCGTCAGACGCTTCCGCCGACGCTTCGGCCGGTTCTTCCGCCGACGCGCGGCCGGGCGGGTGGCGGACGCCGGCGGATCGAAGGTATTGGCGATCCCTTTGGCGCAACGTGCGCGAAGTGGCATTCTTGTTCCCGGGCATGTTCGCGCAGACCTTCGCGGTGGCGTCCCTGATCCCCATCCTGTCCGTGTACGCCCGCGTGGTCCTCGGCATCAGCGGCGCGCGCTACAGCACCATTCTGGTTGCGGGAGGCGCCCTGACGGTCGCCCTGCTGATCCCGGCCGGGCACCTGGTGGACCGAACCGGGCCGAGGCCGTTTCTCGTCGGCGGATTTCTCATCGCCGGGGGGCTGCTCGCGGTGTACCCCTGGTTTCACACGCTGCCTCTCACCTACGTCACGGTGGCCCTGCTCGGCGGCTGTTATGCGTTCATCCTCCCGGCCTGGAACGCGGTCCTCGACCACAGCATCGATCCCGACAAAAAAGGCGCCCTCTGGGGCGTCTTCATGACGGTGGAGGGGCTCGGCTCCGCGGCCGGGCCCTACGTCGGCGGGCTGATGTGGGACGTCTTCAGCCCCAACGCGCCGTTTTTGGCCAGCGCCGCCGTCATCCTCATCATGGGCGTGCTGTACCTGTTTCTCCCCATCACCGCCGGGCATGCCCGCCGCCGCGCCGCCCGCCCGCATGCGTAA
- a CDS encoding MGDG synthase family glycosyltransferase — protein MSRFQRLLILSATYGEGHQQAAYAVRDALAELSPETEVKVVDYIKSIHPVLDSVVRYCYLKSVRFAPALYGWFYKGTSQIPPSSRLQRQLNSLGLDEMEATLGAFRPDVVLSTFPTPAGVVSHLKQMGRTSVPTAIAITDHAIHSQWIHPLTDMYYVGSEHVRRGLLARGIPNESVLVTGIPIRPAFLQTFDRAALRDKYGISPDIPVLLIMGGAYGVMGDLYHVCEQLFQWHHRIQVIIVTGRNRRLKTSLEELLPKAMNPVQVYGFVHEIWELMAIADLMLTKAGGLTISEALALQVPMLLYRPIPGQEVQNAKFLVRSGVAVLARNRREIFDHLYDLLIAHPEKRIRMKERALGVRQLHAAERIAENLMELANRDRTRANYSYQ, from the coding sequence GTGTCCCGGTTTCAGCGATTGCTCATTCTTTCGGCGACATACGGCGAGGGTCACCAGCAAGCCGCGTACGCCGTACGGGACGCTCTGGCCGAGCTCAGCCCGGAGACCGAAGTGAAGGTGGTCGACTACATCAAGTCCATCCATCCGGTGCTCGACTCGGTGGTCCGGTATTGCTACCTGAAAAGCGTTCGCTTCGCCCCCGCCCTGTACGGGTGGTTCTACAAAGGCACCAGCCAGATTCCGCCCTCCTCGCGCCTGCAGCGCCAGCTCAACTCCCTGGGGCTGGACGAGATGGAGGCGACCTTGGGCGCCTTTCGGCCGGATGTGGTGCTCTCGACGTTCCCGACGCCCGCCGGCGTCGTTTCGCATTTGAAGCAAATGGGCCGCACGTCGGTGCCGACGGCCATCGCCATCACCGATCACGCCATCCACAGCCAGTGGATCCATCCGCTGACCGACATGTACTACGTCGGTTCGGAACACGTGCGCCGGGGCCTGCTGGCCCGCGGGATCCCGAACGAGTCGGTGCTGGTGACGGGGATCCCCATCCGTCCGGCGTTCCTCCAGACGTTCGATCGCGCGGCACTCCGCGACAAATACGGGATCTCCCCGGACATCCCGGTCCTGCTCATCATGGGCGGCGCCTACGGCGTGATGGGAGACCTGTACCACGTGTGCGAACAACTGTTCCAGTGGCACCACCGGATCCAGGTGATCATCGTCACCGGCCGCAACCGGCGGCTGAAGACGAGCCTGGAGGAATTGCTCCCCAAGGCCATGAACCCGGTCCAGGTGTACGGTTTCGTGCACGAGATCTGGGAGCTGATGGCCATCGCCGACCTGATGCTGACCAAGGCGGGGGGACTGACCATCTCGGAGGCGTTGGCCCTGCAGGTGCCGATGCTGCTGTACCGCCCGATCCCCGGCCAGGAGGTGCAGAACGCGAAATTTCTCGTCCGCTCCGGGGTGGCGGTCCTGGCGCGCAACCGGCGCGAGATCTTCGATCACCTGTACGATCTCCTGATCGCCCACCCGGAGAAGCGCATCCGCATGAAGGAGCGTGCCCTCGGCGTGCGCCAACTGCACGCGGCCGAGCGGATCGCAGAGAATCTGATGGAACTCGCAAATCGAGACCGAACCCGGGCAAACTATTCCTACCAGTGA